In the Leptotrichia sp. oral taxon 847 genome, one interval contains:
- the pyrF gene encoding orotidine-5'-phosphate decarboxylase codes for MNKINEKAKEKIFVALDFDNLEDAKKLVEQLGDNISMYKVGLESYLSTDGKLVNYLHGKGKKVFLDLKFHDITNTVKMACKNAIQKNVFMFNIHCSNGSKTMREVSNLVKESGSKSLLIGVTVLTNLSGDDISEMFKSSLNVEEMVLNLATIAKNNGMHGIVCSPLESKKIKEKLGQNFVTVCPGVRPQFTLNAQGKSDDDQNRIMTPFDAIKNNVDFLVVGRPITKAKNPLKSAKMILEEISRAL; via the coding sequence ATTTAGAAGATGCAAAAAAATTGGTGGAACAACTTGGAGATAACATTTCTATGTACAAAGTGGGACTAGAAAGTTATTTGAGCACAGATGGAAAATTAGTTAACTATTTGCACGGAAAAGGGAAAAAAGTATTTTTAGATTTAAAATTTCATGACATTACAAATACAGTAAAAATGGCGTGTAAAAATGCTATTCAAAAAAATGTTTTTATGTTTAACATTCATTGCTCAAACGGAAGTAAAACTATGAGAGAAGTTTCAAATTTAGTGAAAGAAAGTGGTTCAAAAAGCCTTTTAATCGGTGTAACAGTTTTGACAAATTTATCTGGCGATGACATTTCTGAAATGTTCAAAAGTAGCTTAAATGTCGAAGAAATGGTTCTAAATTTAGCGACAATTGCAAAAAATAATGGAATGCATGGGATTGTCTGTTCTCCTTTGGAGTCGAAGAAAATTAAAGAAAAGTTGGGACAAAACTTTGTAACTGTGTGTCCAGGAGTTAGACCTCAGTTTACATTAAATGCGCAGGGAAAAAGTGATGATGATCAGAATAGGATAATGACGCCGTTTGATGCGATTAAAAATAATGTAGATTTTTTGGTTGTGGGAAGGCCTATTACAAAAGCTAAAAATCCTTTAAAAAGTGCCAAAATGATATTGGAAGAAATTTCTCGTGCACTGTAA